The Streptomyces sp. NBC_00459 DNA segment CCGCGGCAGCCGGTACGCCTGTCCTGGACGTAGTGATCCCCGTCTTCAACGAGGAGAAGGACCTCCAGCCATGCGTGCTCAGACTCCACGAGCACCTCAAGCGCACGTTCCCGTACGCGTTCCGCATCACGGTTGCGGACAACGCGTCCACGGACACCACTCCCCTGGTGGCGGCGCGGCTGGCGGCGGAGCTGCCGGAGGTCAGGTCCTTCCGGCTGGAGCAGAAGGGGCGCGGCCGAGCACTGCGGACCGTGTGGTCCGCGTCCGACGCGCCGATCCTCGCCTACATGGACGTCGACCTGTCGACCGACCTGAACGCCCTGCTGCCGCTGGTGGCACCGCTGATCTCCGGTCACTCGGACCTCGCGATCGGCTCCCGGCTCGCCCGCTCCTCGCGCGTCGTGCGCGGTGCCAAGCGGGAGTTCATCAGCCGGACGTACAACCTGATCCTGCGTGGCTCGCTCCAGGCCCGCTTCACGGACGCGCAGTGCGGATTCAAGGCCATCCGGCGTGATGTCGCCCAGATCCTGCTGCCGCTCATCGAGGACACCGGCTGGTTCTTCGACACCGAGATGCTGGTGCTGGCCGAGCGCGCGGGCCTGCGTATCCACGAGGTGCCGGTCGACTGGGTCGACGACCCGGACTCGACCGTCCACATCGTCAAGACGGCGACCGACGACCTGAAGGGAGTGTTGCGCGTGGGCAAGGCCCTTGCCACCGGCTCGCTGCCGCTGGACCGGCTCACCCGGCCCTTCGGCGACGATCCGCGCGACCGTGACATCAAGGACGTACCGAAGGGACTGGCCCGCCAGCTCGTCGGATTCTGTGTGGTCGGCGGTATGTCGACCCTCTTCTACCTGGTGCTCTACAGCGCCTTCCGGGGTTTCGCCGGCTCGCAGATCGCCAACGCGCTCGCGCTGCTGGTCTCCGCGGTCGCGAACACCGCTGCCAACCGGCGGCTGACCTTCGGGGTGACC contains these protein-coding regions:
- a CDS encoding bifunctional glycosyltransferase family 2/GtrA family protein — its product is MRTDSSPGTLPAREHLPAAAAGTPVLDVVIPVFNEEKDLQPCVLRLHEHLKRTFPYAFRITVADNASTDTTPLVAARLAAELPEVRSFRLEQKGRGRALRTVWSASDAPILAYMDVDLSTDLNALLPLVAPLISGHSDLAIGSRLARSSRVVRGAKREFISRTYNLILRGSLQARFTDAQCGFKAIRRDVAQILLPLIEDTGWFFDTEMLVLAERAGLRIHEVPVDWVDDPDSTVHIVKTATDDLKGVLRVGKALATGSLPLDRLTRPFGDDPRDRDIKDVPKGLARQLVGFCVVGGMSTLFYLVLYSAFRGFAGSQIANALALLVSAVANTAANRRLTFGVTGRGGAVRHQAQGLVVFGIGLALTSGSLAALSAATSDPGHSTELAVLIAANLAATVLRFLLFRAWVFPDQNGEPTFSSSSTVVASHTPSSPVYQAYTTGAYANASHNNANNANASYGNSPYSTDQFTTDQFTTDQFRAGDVADRTWGDPTMRLQPVRPHDSQDPRNPR